The following coding sequences are from one Acidobacteriota bacterium window:
- the rplL gene encoding 50S ribosomal protein L7/L12: MADVTQDQVVEYIKNISVMELSKLVKTLEAELGVSAAAAAPVVVAAGAGAAAAAPAEEQTEFNVILVEAGANKINVIKAVREVTSLGLKEAKDLVE, from the coding sequence ATGGCAGACGTGACGCAGGATCAGGTGGTCGAGTACATCAAGAACATTTCGGTGATGGAGCTGTCGAAGCTCGTCAAGACCCTCGAGGCCGAGCTCGGCGTGTCGGCCGCGGCCGCGGCGCCGGTGGTGGTGGCAGCGGGTGCCGGTGCGGCGGCGGCGGCCCCGGCCGAGGAGCAGACCGAGTTCAACGTCATCCTCGTCGAGGCGGGCGCGAACAAGATCAACGTGATCAAGGCGGTCCGCGAGGTCACCTCGCTCGGCCTGAAGGAAGCCAAGGATCTCGTCGAGG